A region of the Nothobranchius furzeri strain GRZ-AD chromosome 13, NfurGRZ-RIMD1, whole genome shotgun sequence genome:
GAGCAGCTGCCTCAGCGGCCCAGCAGGAGCTGGGATAAGGATGATGACCAAGAATGGATTCCATCTCCAAGGGGGCGAAGTGACTGGGCACAGTCAACAAGAGGTGACAACGAAGGAGGCTGCTTTAGACGGGGTGCTGGCTGCACTGCAGAGGGTGAAGGAAGAGCTGGAAGAAGTGCAGAAGTCATCAAGGCAAAGATACCTGCCTGCAGGTGAAACATCTGTCATGTTTAGTCTCCTTATCTCTGTGTTCTGTCTCTTCTGCTGACACATTCAGGTCATGGTTCAGAAAATATACCACACGTcttttgggtctgacttctaaaACTACAGCTTCTCAGAAACTCATCGCATGTAATATCAGCATCCCTTAAAACTGTCAAGACATTGAAGATGGGCCAGCAGACAGAAATGTGGTCAGCTATGAAAATCCACTTTGACAAGTCGCTCCTTAAGATGGGAATAAATAGAATTATTCATGTAATGAAGTGACTGTGGTCATAATTTTAGAGGTCAGAAAAGTTGGTTAGATCTACAAAACCAGGGGATGGGGTGGTCACTCATCACAGAAACCTCAACAGTGTAGAAAATAAAACCagatggaaacacacacacacacacacacacacacacacaatgagtgGCAGTAACCTGAGACATCAATATTTGGGATATTCAGTTTTAGTCGACTGTGAGGGTGAAGGCAGACTGGAGTGACAGAGAGAAACAAAGGGGAGAAAAAAATgtatgaaaaagaaagaaaagaaaacatccTAAACTGACTAGTCTCTCACTGAGAAGCCCACTTAGTGTGGGCTTTAGAAGTCCAGTACCAGCTGCTTCAGCGTCTGAGGATTTTGTCTCACGTTAAGAAAATAGAAGGTCTCCTGGGATTGTTCAGGAAACACCAATGTTTGCCCTCTCCACCAACAATAAAGAATGTGATTGGGCGTCAGAGCCGTGTTTTTTTAACATATTTACCTTTCTTTCTTAGCCTGGCATGCCAGACTTAAAAATATTTCTTACTCCCTCTAAACCTGATTATCTGACATGATTTGAGACTTTTAAATATCAAACTGTCATCACAAAAAATCATAAAGTAACAGGATTGAAGAGATTCTGCCTCTTTGTGCTGAAAAACACCAAATGTGTCCTAAgtggtcgtcgtcgtcttcctccgtttatccaggtccgggttgcggggggcagcatcccaactagggagttccagaccgtcctctccctggccacctccaccagctcctccggcaggaccccaaggcattcccggaccagattggagatgtaacctctccaacgtgtcctgggtcgacccgggggctttctgccggcaggacatgcccgaaacacctccccatggaggagtccaggaggcatcctgaccagatgcccaaaccacctcaactgactcctttcgatccggattagcagcggttctactccgagtccctcccgaatgtccgagctcctcaccctatctctaaggctgagcccggccaccctacggaggaaactcattttggccgcttgtatccgcgatcttgttctttcggtcattacccaaagctcatgaccataggtgaggattgggacatggatcgaccggtaaatcgagaagctggctttctggctcagctcccttttcaccacgacagatcggctcagcgtcctcatcactgcagacgccaaaccaatccgcctgccgatctcccaatccctcctaccctcactcgtgaacaagaccccaagatacttaaactcctctcccgacccggagttggcaagccacccttttctggtcgagaaccatggtctcagaattggaggtgctgaccctcatcccagccgcttcgcaCTCGGccacaaacctacccagcaagagctgaaggtcagagctggatgaagctaggaggaccacatcatccgcaaaaagcagagatgagattctcctgccaccaaactcgacacactccacaccatggctgcgcctagaaattctgtccataaaggtaatgaacagaaccggtgacaaagggcagccctggtggagtccaaccctcaccgggaacaggtccgacttactaccggctatgcggaccaaactcatgctcctctggtaaagggactgaatggcccttaacagaaagccacccaccccatactcctgaagcgtcccccacagggtgcccctggggacacggtcataagccttctccaaatccacaaaacacatgtggattggttgggcaaactcccatgccccctccatcacccttgcaagggtatagaaatggtccacagttccacggccaggacgaaaaccacattgctcctcctcaatctgagattcaactatcgatcggaccctcctctccagtaccttggagtagacctttccagggaggctgaggagtgtgatccccctatagttggaacacaccatcaggtcacccttcttaaagatggggagcaccaccctgatctgccactccacaggaactgcccccgatgaccacgcaatgttgcagagacgtgtcaaccatgacagccatacaacatccatagccttgagatacccaggacaaatcttatccgcccccggtgctccgccgctgtgtagttgtttgactacctcagcaacttctgcccccgagattggacagtccatccccaggtctcccggctctggttcctcctcggaatgtgcgtaggtggaattgaggagctcctcaaagtattccttccaccgtccgactatagccccagttgacgtcagcagctccccatccccactgtaaacagtgtgagcgagttgctgcctccctctcctgaggcgccggacagtttgccagaacctctttggagccgatcgatagtctttctccatggcctcaccaaactcctcccacgcctgagattttgcctttgcaactgccactgctgcaccccacttggctatccggtacctgtctgctgcctccggagacccacagaccagccatgccctgtaggcctccttcttcagcctgacggctccccgaacctctggtgtccaccagcgggtacgggggttgccaccacgactggcaccggccaccttgcgaccacagctagaaacagccgcctcaacaatcgcagagtggaacaaggcccactcggagtcaatgtcccccactgctcttgggatgcggtcaaagctctgccggaggtgggagttgaaaccgtcttgacaggttcttctggcaggcgttcccagcagaccctcactatgcgtttgggtctgccaggtctatgcggcatcttcccctgccatctaatccaactcaccaccaggtggtgatagctccgctcctctcttcactcgggtgtccaaaacattcagccgcaggtcagatgatatgactaaaaagtctatcatcgacctgcgacctaggctgccctggtactaagtgtaccgatgggcatccttatgttagaaaatggtgttcattatggccaaactgcggcttgcacagaagtccaataacgaaacaccactcgagttcagatcaggtggaccgttcctcccagtcacacccctccaggtcatgctgtcattgcccacgtgagcattgaagtcccccagcaggacaatggagtcccctgatggagcactatctagcactcgtcccagggactccaaaaatggtgggtactctgaactgatatttggcccataagcacaaacaacagtcaggacccgttccccaacccaaaggtgcagggaagctaccctctcgtcccccggggtaaaccccaacacacaggcagagagtcttggggctaacaaagagccacccccagccctccgcctctcacccagagcaactccagcaaaggagagtgttcaACCCCTCTCAAGAACTTGgggtccagagccaatgctatgtgtcgaggtgagtccgactatatctagctggtaccgcacaacatctgccacaagctcctgctccttccccgccagcaaggtgacgttccatgtcccaaaaaccagtttccttttccggggatcggaccaccaagtctcccgcctcggtctgccacccgatccacactgcaccggacccttcatgttcctcctgcgggtggtgggtccacagttggatgagcccatgtatccggttcgggctgggcccagccgggccccatgggcaaaagcccagccaccaggcgctcgctcatgggccccaacccctgGCCTGGCTCcaaggtgggaccccggtaaccctccgggccgggtactcagacTCCTTGAAAGtttatccatgaaagatcctctgaaccgttttttgtctcacccttcacctaagaccaatttgttatgggagaccctaccaggggcacaaagtgccccagacagcatagctcctaggattattagggcactcaaactcctccaccacaataaggtgacggttcaaggaggaggtgtCCTAAGTGGTGACACCCATTCCTGGTAAATGTAAATGTAAAGAGCTATCTGCCTGGCTCTTCTCTAAGTTCATGGACTCACTGGAACAACATCCTTAAAGATAAAGTGTATTTTATTCGTTATACTGGTGACATTTAACCTTTATTTCACCAATAAAACTACAAAAACACACAACAAGCAAATAACTTCAATAAATCCTGTCCTATTTTGTTGTGCAGGTTGTGAGATGGCGTTGCTCTTCCCAATGCGTTCCCGTCGGATCTACACTGCCGTCATTCCAGCTGTCCCTCTGTCCCTGTCCTCTTTCACTGTCTGCATGTGGGTCAAGCCAACCACTGTGTCTAACAAAACGGTCCTTTTCTCCTACGGAAACCGCCGTAACCCGTATGAGATCCAACTGCTGCTCGCCCAAACCTCCGCCCTTTTCACAGTGGGAGGAGAAGCTCACCTGGTGGAGGAACGAGATGTGGTGAATCCGGGACAATGGACCCACCTGTGTGGAGCTTGGTCTTCTGGGCAGGGCCTGGCGACACTGTGGGCAGATGGTAAGAAGGTTGCATCCTCGCCCGGTGTGGCCGAAGGACACGTCCTACCAGACGGAGGTTCGGTCCAACTGGGACAGGAGAGGAATGGCTGCTGTGGGAGCGCTGTTGCTGGGTTTGAGGAAGGATTCGATCCAAAGCTGGCGTTTGCCGGGAAGATGACTGGGGTGAACATGTGGGACAGCGTGCTGACAGAGGAGGAAATTTCCCAGCTGGCTTTGAGGCAAGGCCAGGGCTGTGAGCAGAGAGGGAGTATGGTGGCATGGGGCGTGACGGAGATGGTGCcacatggaggtgctcagttcatTCACTGATTCACATCCATCATGATCCATCGCAAAAATCATTTCAACCTGAAATTGAGGACACTTTCATCTCCTCTGTTACCAAATCTACAGATTTTTATTACAAAGACTGCAATGTACATCTTTGTTGATATTTCCATGAGCTAGACCAATACTGTGAGACTAAACTTTTTAAAAAACATATCACTTTGcatttacacacattcacacgttcAGTTCAGAAAACGTGTGTTGCTGCAGGAAAAACGTGCTGCAATCAGCAATTACCAAAGATTTTCATTAGAGTGCGAGCTAGACAACAAGTCTTTTGTTAAGCTGAGACACTCCTGAGCCAGTGAACACAGTGATGAGCACATACAAACTGGGAAGGTGAAGAGGAGGTCCTCCTTTGATTGTAGGACGCTGCATATCTCCCTCTTTTCTTTTATGCTTTGTACAGAAACAGCAAGTGCAGTTAAACGAGCCCCAACTATGTTATTATTACAACTGCAGGCAGAGGTAACATCTATATTAACATTACTTCTAATAATGCAACACATATATAACTTCTACTGTTTGCAGCACTTGCACGACTGCATATCGGCTGTACTTGCCTTCATTTTCAACCCGAACAACAAAgtggttttattgtttttatctccTCCACATTTGTGCAAGATTTAAAATGACTTTAAAACTCTAAGTGTTTACATTATTATGTTACATAACATTGTTTTTGCTATTATTGCTCATTTAATTGTAtaacttttgtcatttttatattAAGTGTAAACCAGTTCTTTTGAATTATAGAAAGTGAGAATAATGTTTACAAGCTCTCATCTTGTATTCCTACTCTTGTATAGCTCATTTGCTTGTATTATACTGTAAATTGCATTTGTCAAAGTGAAAAGCAGAATGTATTTTGTACATAGATATTTTTGCATAGCACGTGTGGATGAGTGGAAGGTAAAGTAGGAATAAACAGTTAAAGTGTCAACATTTTTGATCAATTGTGTTTCCTCTTATTTAGAGTTgaggccgaccgatatggttttttttaaggccaatgctgatttttaaagaatttaggtGCCtttggccgatatctaaagccaatTATTTGGCTGATATTTATaccttttagcagcacattgattgtgaaagacaactgaacactcactgtatgcaatataaatttaaaaagttaataaatctctaaatatttattgaacttcaaatataaaatgaactcaaaacattaaaaaagtgGTGCGTCAGGGTCCttcggtcctttcttcagtcttgtAGTGGCAGTGGTTGGCCACACATGtgcctgattttatttatttttaaatatcggcctttaaaaataattttggtcAGTGGccgaaatagaaaaaaaaatgtatgtatcggccggccgatatattggTCGGCTTCTAATttagattaatttttaataaaaaagATCACTTTTTATTTGTTAAAGGGCTTAAATGTGGGTGTTAATCAAGTAAGAATTACCCACAATACTTTATGGAAAATGAGGTAATTATACATAACATTAATAGTATTTTGTGAATGTGGGACCGAAACTGGCTGAAATAATCTATACTCCTCAGTTAGAGGAGGGAGGGGGAGGTGCTGAGGATTTAATAGAAATCAACCCAGTTTCTGTGTTTCTGAATCCGGTAACAGAGAGGGAAATTATTGATATAGTTGGTAGTTGTCAGAGCAAAACATCTACAGACTGAAATGACATAGACATGTCTTTGATAAAGAAGGTTATAGAGGTTATTGTGCAACCACTGACTTATATTTGTAACCTGTCCTTCACAGCTGGTTTATTTCCATGTAAAATGAAAACAGCTAAGGTTATTCCACTATACAAAGATGGAGACAATAAGCCATTTACTAATTATAGACCAGTTTCATTATTATCGCAATTCTCAAAAATCTTAGAAAAGCTATTTGTCAATAGGCTGGATGAATTCACTGGAAAACACAATCTGTTATCCAACAGTCAGTATGGTTTCAGAACAAATAGATATACATCAATGGCATTAATAGAAATTGTTGAAGAAATCACCAGTTCTATAGACAATAGGGAATATGCAGTTGGAGTATTTGTAGATTTAAAAAAAGCCTTTGATACAATAGACCATACCGTATTAATTAATAAACTTCAAAAATATGGTATTAGTGGTGTTGTTCTCAGTTGGGTCAGAAGTTATTTAATCAACAGAAATCAATTTGTGCAAATAAATAATTACAAGTCAGAACAGCTTAACATCAATTGTGGGGTACCACAGGGGTCAGTTTTGGGTCCAAAGCTATTTACTTTATAAATCAATGATTTGTGTAAGGTTTCCAgaacattaaaatgtgttttatttgcagatgatacaaatttattTGCCTCTGGAGAGAATTTGCAAGATCTTTGTAATTTGgttaactctgctggaaacctcaCATAAAATATGTTAAAGGAAAGGTAGCACGAAGTATTGGGGTGTTGGGAAAAGCAAGACATTTTGTGAATCAAAAGGCATTGTATATACTGTACTGTACACTGATAGTACCATACCTAACTTACTGTATTGAAGTGTAGGGAAACatctataaaaaaaaaactatatgcaCTATGTATGTTACAAAAACGAGCCATACGGTTGGTTAGCCATGTTGGATACCATGAACATACCAATAGCTTGTTTATAAAATTACAAATCTTAAAAGTTTAAAGACTTGATAGAATATAGGATTGCATTATTTATGCACAGAGCCAATAAAACAACACTGCCTGATAATATTCAAAGGCTATTTGCAAAGACAAGTGGGATATAATTTGAGAAGGCAATTAAA
Encoded here:
- the ptx3a gene encoding pentraxin-related protein PTX3 — encoded protein: MRVRSRKGECWTCSLQNNRQRERKREQQTHSERVTLTHRDREAGTRSMFHRRLPEAVCVLSVCVCVCLAVAYEDDIEINFADSYFNEITEVDAPEVTPSTAPCGTPDLTKWEKIFTMLENSQMRENMLLQYTDEIIKVEMGSLRGEILRLVAQYGGSCGSAVEATGKRMALQLEAHLKETLEQHKIGGQTSAAGNSVENFHHLEALLQQLLSAVRTQSSRLSKLESSCLSGPAGAGIRMMTKNGFHLQGGEVTGHSQQEVTTKEAALDGVLAALQRVKEELEEVQKSSRQRYLPAGCEMALLFPMRSRRIYTAVIPAVPLSLSSFTVCMWVKPTTVSNKTVLFSYGNRRNPYEIQLLLAQTSALFTVGGEAHLVEERDVVNPGQWTHLCGAWSSGQGLATLWADGKKVASSPGVAEGHVLPDGGSVQLGQERNGCCGSAVAGFEEGFDPKLAFAGKMTGVNMWDSVLTEEEISQLALRQGQGCEQRGSMVAWGVTEMVPHGGAQFIH